GCCTGCATCAAGCCATGCCAGTTACATTATCCATTTTATGGGGAGCATTTGTTAGATACAGTTAGTAAAAGCTAAGCAATCCCACGTCTAAAGTTGATGACAAAGTTCTTGTGTTTATACATTCATAGAAATCAAATTTGGTTGGTGGGAAAGTTTGAAGGGAAAAtctgaattaatttgaatttaagaaAGAAATCAAGGATCATAACTGTTCAACTCCAAAAGACATGTCTATTGCTTAATTAATAACTATTATTATGAAAAGTTATGTTCAAAGATTAAGGCTATAAGTACATGTTTAGTTAAATCATTTGATCTTAACCTTTCGAAATTCGTCTCTTATTTTCTCATTATCTACTGCAGACATTCATAAACAATTTCCATTCTACTCCTAAGGGAATTCTATAGTTATTGTATAGAATTCATATTCAATCCAGCAGCAACAGTGAGGGCATAATTCCTTAAAAATCAGTGATCTCACATACAAAGTATCATATGTTCTTACTGTTTATTTTGTTCTAACAGCAATGAATTAGAGGATAAGTACTTTCCTAATCAAAAGATACTCCCATTGACGACATGTTCTTGGATATATATGTAAGCTTATACAAACATGCGTGTGCATGTGCGAgtgcgagagagagagagagagagagagagagagagagagagagagagagagaagagagagagaggagaaacCACGAAATCCTTGTGCAGAAGCATCCCAATGGTGCAGAATGCAGTAGCAAAGAATGACAAAACCATCTGCATCTCCATAACTAAAGTGTAAGTGATGGTCTGCTTTGTTTTCTTATACGTCAACTCGATCAAAGGCAGCACAAACCCATAAAGTGCTGAAGCTCCAAGTGTCATAAAAACTCCAATAAAGTACTGTTTGTTGGTTTCATGAGCAGGGCGATCAGAACTAGCATGGAGGACTAAAATAACAGCTCCAATTGACAATAAGAAAATTGCATTAACGGTAAAATGAGTGAACTTTTGCTTGACCAAAATATAAGCAAATCCAGCAGTAAAGCCCAGTTGGGTAGCAATTATAAGAGCAGAAGTCGAGACAGGTAGAAGAGAGACTCCATATGCAGAAAGAAAATCATCCAAGCCAGTAAGAACACCTATAACAGCACAAGCTAGGAATAGATGGGGGCTTATATAGAAGAGCTCCGTCCTCGAACCCTTCTTTTTTCGACGATATGAATATGAAATAATGAGAGGAAATATAATAAATGGCCAACCAGCTGTCTGCAGAAAGCTTGATGTCCACACACTCTTACCACCTTTCAAGAAGTAGAGACGCAGGACAAGTGGACCTCCACAGTTGCCTATGGCTAACATTGCACCATTCAGTATGAGAAGGAATTTCTTCAGGGACTTGCTCATCTTCTCTTCTTCACCTGATTCTTGGTTATTACTAATGTCGGTCTCCATCTTTGCAAGCTCAGTATCTGCTTACTTTCAAGAAGGAACACAGAATGGATAATGTCAGTGATATTGCAAAAGTTCTTGGCAACCTATTTAAACATACAAATTACGCAAGGAACAAcaaatttttattgctttcttcaTTTTTCTCTAATTGTTATTCAGacaaataaattaagaaaattatatttctttgtttttttctcCATTTCATTTATATCTTTCAAAAATAAACAAAGCATAAATATTTTGTTTACTTTGAAGAAAGtgatgaaaaaaaataagaaaaataataaaaactaaattttttaactcctatcagaaaagaaaataataataaaaaaattttatgaacaaGTTATAAATGCATACTTAACATGATATAAACaacacaataaaaaaaaaagttataaacttattttttttaatccattTCATCATCAAGTAAGTAActaatgttaaaattaattattttaatttctatcaCACAATTAAGCAAACagctattaataaaaaaaaatgacctCCTTGAGTATGGTGAATTGAAAAATGAACAGAGAAAGATCTCCTAGCAAGCTGCCACCACCTCAAAATCAATGAACAACAGAAGACTAAGAACAAACCCAAAAGCCCATTTTtgagagaagaaagaaaatccTAAATTTATATGGTAGCTAAAGAGAATAATGGCAGTATATAGAAAAAGCCATAAAACTCTCGCATCTTTCAGGAAGATAAATACATTGGAGAAGAGATGTGGACAAGCCACTCCACCAAAACCCCTCGTTCCAAAGAACAAAGCATCAAGAAATTTATCCAAACAAGGAAGAACCCAAGAGTCAATACCTCAAGGTAGAAAGAAACTGCAACTTTTAATACCAGCCTTGcatggagctgctggctgcagAAAGACCCTTCACTTAGAGGGACACGTATTGCTATAAGCTCGGAGATTCTCTTGTAGTACTGTAACGTGGACAACCACCCAAACGGGCTGCCGGGCCgtgcaatttttctttttgggcTGTTGTTTTTATGAGATCTTTGGAAATGGGCTTTGCCCATTagacaataataataatttgttgATTTCAAATTTCTTAAATTGTTGTATGCAATTGCAAACTAtcagttttttatttatacttttattctcatattctcataatttttataaattaaaaaaatatatggataaaaattttaaaataaatagaataattaagttaaatatttataatcataaaaaaattaaaaaatcaaattgatttatttttttatacgaaAAAACACAAAAATCGATAGAACTGATAGATTACAGAAAGAAATATCATAAAGGGAATATCTTATATAAACTGAAGACTCCAACTCAACATCTTATACACTTCCTACACATTAAAGATACAAGAAAACCGATCAAACTATTGGCacagaatttatttattctttggACTATGAATTTTAAATTGCTCACATGAAATCATTACTGAACAAATAATGTGTTTAAGCCTATCCAAAAGGTGAATTTGTTCTTCCAAAATTAGCAAGTAAACTAAATATAagccagaattttttttttacatcgTATGGCAGTTGCAGGATTGAAGTACAAATTAAAACTATGAAGAGCAGAAATTGGTTAATAATATGATAGCATATATGAATTCAACCCAATTATGGAAGAAAATCCATGGTAGCTAAATGCTAAGCAGAATAAAGCAAAGTCATCCAATATGCACTTGCAGGAGTAAAATACATTGAACCATGATTTTATTTCTCCATTCTACAGGGAAAGCCTTCCAATTTTCTTTTCATGTCTTCCTGAAGCAGCTACTTCTCTTCTACTCATCTTTGTAGTATAGTGGATGGACTCCACACTTTTCCACCTGAGGACAATTTGCGTTTCCTTCCTCTTGAACATTTGCACCAATGTAGCAATCAAGAATTTCAGCAGAGAATTCAAATGACACTTTATTGCACCAACATTCATTAAGCCAATCACTTTTCGCGACAATTGTATCATACCAGCGACAATCATACCACAGGAAGACATGCTTTGATCCATTGGATCTAGCTGGGAAATATTTCCAACTTTCTAGAGTGAAAATATGAGAACTATCCCCAGCATAATTGTTCTCAAAATTGCATTTGCAGGAAATAACTCCACGGGGGAAATCACAAATAAAATGATCATCAAATGCAACAATTACGCATACAGCAAAACCCAGGAACCTATCATTTAGCCAATGGGGTGGCAAATGCTGAATAGTGACAGAATTTCCAATACTTTTTCCTGTGAACCACTCTGGAATTTCAGAAGCAGGATAGGTGAAGCAAACAGAAGATGCAGGATAGAGCTCACGATTGTAACATTTACCTCCCATTGCAAAATGCTGAATTTTCAGCTGCGCTCTTGCTACAATATCTCCCCATTTTTCATGATCCAATTTGTAGCAATTTGTAAATACAAAAGTCTCATCAGTCAATGAATTGCTGTACCCCTGCTCAAATAGTTGCTTAAGACCAGATATTGATTCCAATGATACACAATCACGTGCATTCACATACTTTATTCGAGGTGGTAGCTCTGGTAAAGATTGAAGCTGCTTGCAGCTACTCACATTAAGCCATCTCAGTTTAGAAAGGTGTTCAATGTCTGCAGATATTCGATCAAAACTGTTCCCACTTAGATTCAGCTCTACTATAGAAGATAAGTACTTTAATTCAGCAGGTAATTTTAATAGATTGCACCCTCTTGCTCTAAGCTCCTCCAAAAAATGCAGATTCTTAATGTTCTTTGgtagattttcaagttttgaacaATCAGAGAGGTCCAGCACTTGAAGAGCTTTCAAATTGCAGATGCTTTCTGAAAGGTTAACAATAGGTGTTTCATCTAAATCAAGGTGCTGCAAATGATCCATGGTCTCTAAGATTTCAGGAAAAGTATCTAGACTTGTGCAGCCAGatagaataaaaatttcaaGGGACTTCAACTTGCAAATGGTGCTTGGAAGACACTTAAGCTTTGTGCAGCTTTTCATATTCAATATTACAAGTTTGCTGAGGCACTCAATTGACAGGGGCACTTCTTCTATTGCAGTCTCATTTAAATATAGGTATCTAACATTTCTTGAAACCTCAGGAAATTTATTGAGATTTGAGCAGCCATAAAGATCAAGAGTCTTAAGGGATGGCAGATCCACATTAGTTGGAAGGCTGCTAATGTTTTTGCTGTGCTTCAGACTCATGACAGTTAGCTTGTTAAGTTGGCTGATTGTTGAGGGAACCTAAGGCAATATGACAAATAAACTAAAAGTCTTCAACCTCATGATTTAgtctaattaataaaagaaacaaTATATGATAGAAGATTATACCTTTGCCCCTTCCCATGGCATTTCAACTTTGCTACAAGGCAAGTTCAGCTCAACAAGGTTCGTCGGTAAATTGGCAGGAAGAGATGCTAATGGGTATCCATCCCAATAAAGATACCGCAGCTCACGAGGAAGAGAATCCAGACCTGTAGGAAGTTGCAGTTTACACTCTTCTTCAAAGTCGCCATGATTACTAGACATGCGGAATATGAGAAATTTAAGATTAGACATCCTTGCAAAGGCATTTGGATTTAATTCTAACTTTTGTATTCTAGACGTATCTAGTATTATGCCTTCAATTGCTTCAGTTCCCTAACAATCAAGAATAGAGGACACACAAGTTAGAATTTACTTTATCTATCTTGATACTTAAGCTAAAGCTAGCATGTGATGAGATGAAAGTTAATACATTTTAATCTTACATTATTTTCCTCAAATACTTTGTAGATGTCATCATGATTCCATAACCTGCTGCGCTCGCTTGGCCTCTTGGATTCTCGTCGAACAATTTCCCTACCCACTTCTCGTAATAAATCATGCATTTTTAGTTTATTGTTTTTAATAGTTACAAGAGACTTATCTACAAGGGTACCTATTCCAATATCTGTAGAGAAGCCACAGCCATCTAGTGCCCGTACCACACTGTCTCTATCCTCACCTTCAAACAAACATGCAATATGAAGAAAGATATGCTGCTCTTCCTCATCCAGATTATCATAAGAAAGTTTCAACACATGTTGAATATTCATTTGAGGACCTTTTTCTAGTTTCTTTAGTGCACTTTCCCATTCTATTTTGCTCTTATCGAATAACATGGAACCCAAAACTTTTAGTGCTAAAGGATTACCTCTAGCATATCTGACCACCAAATTTGACAGGAACACAAAATCATCCAAGGGATTGCTTTGCTTGAAGGCATTCCTGCTAAAAAGATGAAGAGCTTCACTATAATTTAATTCCTTAACTTCATACATGACGTCAACCCTTTTTCTGAGCACTTGCTTATCTCTACTTGTTATGATAATTCTACTTCCTGTACCAAACCAACAATGATCTCCAGCCAAAAATTCCAGTTGTTCTGTATTATTCACATCATCAAGAACAATTAGAACCTTTTTACGATGGAGCATATCCTTAAAATAAGAAGATTCGATATCAGGTGTATTTATTCTGACTTCTCTTTCCTGTAGAACTTTTGAAAGAAGCTCCTCTCCTAAACGAGTCAATCCCCCACTTTTTTCTGATTCTTTCCCAATATTTGCAAGAAAGCAGCATCCTTCAAATTGGCATgcgatttgcttaaaaacagcTCCAGCAACAGTTGTCTTACCTATACCACCCATACCCCAAATTCCTAGAATGCGAACATCAGAAAACCCAATGAGTAACAGTGCTTTGATGTGCTCAACTTGTGAATCTATCCCCACTAATGAGTCTGAAACACTTGGTGATACTTGTTTGACTCTTTTCCAAACATCATTGACAATTTTGTCGACAAGTTCAGACTCCTGCCTGcaaatataataatatgaagTTGTATAAACTAGAGCAATCAATCATATTGCTTCTTCATTTCCAGTGTTCTGTTTAAAAGGATAAGGGGCAAAATGACTTAGTTGTCCGATAATATGCAAGCAAATATACGGCACATTAATTAGAACTTGGATACTGTTTAAGTTGACACTTTCTTACTTTAAGCAACCATATCTGCATATGATGTTAAGGCATGTTATCATTTCCAAAAGAAGCTAATATGCATTATACCATCAACATCACGCAGCAATTACTacgagaaaagaaaatttgatgGATTATACATGTTAAATGTAACATAGTTTTAACAAATACAGTTTAGTGTCTCTTTCAATAATTTTACTGTCTATTTAGCATTTGCTTTTGGAACTATTATTAAGAAAAGAATTATATTGAATTTGTTGACTAGAGGCCATTGAAAAGTTCATTTTTATGGTAAACTTAACATGTTATAGCCATAAAAGTAACTCTTTGCAATAACATATAAAGGGAGTTTCTATGTCAAAAAAGCAATTTTCAATCTCAGTAAAGATGATTAGAGTAAAGCTATTTGAACATGACTCTGAATCACGAACTATGATTCACCATCTAAAATTAGTTCAAATGATTCAGATCAACTATACCATTTTCACGATGTTTTTctcccctttttcttttgatccCATCTCTTCATGGAAATAAAGCAAGACAATAAGCTAATCGAGGAAAGAAGCAATGACATATGATTCTCATGTATATAGGAAAAGATCCAAGAAGAGGCCTATGGgtgtatttataataaaaagtgaATAAAAGTGGCAAGCAAAAGAAACGGAAAATCTAATACCAAAAAGGAGTGCAAACAGAAGAGTGTCTATGTTTCAACATAAATGTTCTCAAACAaagtaaatatgaaaatttgatAAGTTTACCTAATTATGTGCGAATCATGC
This region of Manihot esculenta cultivar AM560-2 chromosome 10, M.esculenta_v8, whole genome shotgun sequence genomic DNA includes:
- the LOC110624395 gene encoding purine permease 3 encodes the protein METDISNNQESGEEEKMSKSLKKFLLILNGAMLAIGNCGGPLVLRLYFLKGGKSVWTSSFLQTAGWPFIIFPLIISYSYRRKKKGSRTELFYISPHLFLACAVIGVLTGLDDFLSAYGVSLLPVSTSALIIATQLGFTAGFAYILVKQKFTHFTVNAIFLLSIGAVILVLHASSDRPAHETNKQYFIGVFMTLGASALYGFVLPLIELTYKKTKQTITYTLVMEMQMVLSFFATAFCTIGMLLHKDFVAIPREAREFELGRAKYYLVLVFTAVFWQCFFMGAIGVVFCHSSLLSGIIIATLLPVTETLAVLFYHEKFRVEKGISLGLSLWGFISYFYGELQQNKKLRIRLQN
- the LOC110623918 gene encoding disease resistance-like protein DSC1 isoform X1: MASAFSASASTQNCKYDVFLSFRGADTRNNFISHLHSALGRKSIRTFIDDELRRGEEITSTLMRIIEESKSSVIIFSKNYASSTYCLDELEKIMECHECYGQIVIPIFFHVNPSDVLEPETGIFAVALRRHENEAKKKLDTVQGWKTSLIKAANLISPSFRVIRDARTEKDFREKLDKVKRWKIALTKVANLAGHDSHIIRQESELVDKIVNDVWKRVKQVSPSVSDSLVGIDSQVEHIKALLLIGFSDVRILGIWGMGGIGKTTVAGAVFKQIACQFEGCCFLANIGKESEKSGGLTRLGEELLSKVLQEREVRINTPDIESSYFKDMLHRKKVLIVLDDVNNTEQLEFLAGDHCWFGTGSRIIITSRDKQVLRKRVDVMYEVKELNYSEALHLFSRNAFKQSNPLDDFVFLSNLVVRYARGNPLALKVLGSMLFDKSKIEWESALKKLEKGPQMNIQHVLKLSYDNLDEEEQHIFLHIACLFEGEDRDSVVRALDGCGFSTDIGIGTLVDKSLVTIKNNKLKMHDLLREVGREIVRRESKRPSERSRLWNHDDIYKVFEENNGTEAIEGIILDTSRIQKLELNPNAFARMSNLKFLIFRMSSNHGDFEEECKLQLPTGLDSLPRELRYLYWDGYPLASLPANLPTNLVELNLPCSKVEMPWEGAKVPSTISQLNKLTVMSLKHSKNISSLPTNVDLPSLKTLDLYGCSNLNKFPEVSRNVRYLYLNETAIEEVPLSIECLSKLVILNMKSCTKLKCLPSTICKLKSLEIFILSGCTSLDTFPEILETMDHLQHLDLDETPIVNLSESICNLKALQVLDLSDCSKLENLPKNIKNLHFLEELRARGCNLLKLPAELKYLSSIVELNLSGNSFDRISADIEHLSKLRWLNVSSCKQLQSLPELPPRIKYVNARDCVSLESISGLKQLFEQGYSNSLTDETFVFTNCYKLDHEKWGDIVARAQLKIQHFAMGGKCYNRELYPASSVCFTYPASEIPEWFTGKSIGNSVTIQHLPPHWLNDRFLGFAVCVIVAFDDHFICDFPRGVISCKCNFENNYAGDSSHIFTLESWKYFPARSNGSKHVFLWYDCRWYDTIVAKSDWLNECWCNKVSFEFSAEILDCYIGANVQEEGNANCPQVEKCGVHPLYYKDE
- the LOC110623918 gene encoding disease resistance-like protein DSC1 isoform X2 gives rise to the protein MASAFSASASTQNCKYDVFLSFRGADTRNNFISHLHSALGRKSIRTFIDDELRRGEEITSTLMRIIEESKSSVIIFSKNYASSTYCLDELEKIMECHECYGQIVIPIFFHVNPSDVLEPETGIFAVALRRHENEAKKKLDTVQGWKTSLIKAANLISPSFRVIRDARTEKDFREKLDKVKRWKIALTKVANLAGHDSHIIRQESELVDKIVNDVWKRVKQVSPSVSDSLVGIDSQVEHIKALLLIGFSDVRILGIWGMGGIGKTTVAGAVFKQIACQFEGCCFLANIGKESEKSGGLTRLGEELLSKVLQEREVRINTPDIESSYFKDMLHRKKVLIVLDDVNNTEQLEFLAGDHCWFGTGSRIIITSRDKQVLRKRVDVMYEVKELNYSEALHLFSRNAFKQSNPLDDFVFLSNLVVRYARGNPLALKVLGSMLFDKSKIEWESALKKLEKGPQMNIQHVLKLSYDNLDEEEQHIFLHIACLFEGEDRDSVVRALDGCGFSTDIGIGLDSLPRELRYLYWDGYPLASLPANLPTNLVELNLPCSKVEMPWEGAKVPSTISQLNKLTVMSLKHSKNISSLPTNVDLPSLKTLDLYGCSNLNKFPEVSRNVRYLYLNETAIEEVPLSIECLSKLVILNMKSCTKLKCLPSTICKLKSLEIFILSGCTSLDTFPEILETMDHLQHLDLDETPIVNLSESICNLKALQVLDLSDCSKLENLPKNIKNLHFLEELRARGCNLLKLPAELKYLSSIVELNLSGNSFDRISADIEHLSKLRWLNVSSCKQLQSLPELPPRIKYVNARDCVSLESISGLKQLFEQGYSNSLTDETFVFTNCYKLDHEKWGDIVARAQLKIQHFAMGGKCYNRELYPASSVCFTYPASEIPEWFTGKSIGNSVTIQHLPPHWLNDRFLGFAVCVIVAFDDHFICDFPRGVISCKCNFENNYAGDSSHIFTLESWKYFPARSNGSKHVFLWYDCRWYDTIVAKSDWLNECWCNKVSFEFSAEILDCYIGANVQEEGNANCPQVEKCGVHPLYYKDE